In Aedes albopictus strain Foshan chromosome 3, AalbF5, whole genome shotgun sequence, the following are encoded in one genomic region:
- the LOC134284144 gene encoding uncharacterized protein LOC134284144 yields the protein MNINLWRIAQQEGFPDERKTLLKNSELPQSEWHRIERSSPLYRLAPFLDAEGVIRMEGRAAYAEFISFEQRFPIVLPKGHDITSKLLLHYHKKFGHANRETVVNELRLRFYVQNIRAAILQVIKDCSWCKVNKCVPAVPRMAPLPVQRLTPQLRPFSYVGVDYFGPVVVTVGRRSEKRWICLFTCLVTRAIHMEIAHSLSSQSCVMAIRRFICRRGTPLEIFSDNGTNFQAASKELAQKVQCIETECADIFTDARTRWSFNPPAAPHMGGIWERLVRSAKEALKALHDGGKLTDEILLTVLCEAEDMVNSRPLTYVPQESADCEALTPNHFLRGLPSGVREEANLPTTSAEALRDSYKRSQQLADILWTRWLKEYIPTINHRTKWIAEQEPVVEGELVYIADGNNRRTWIRGKVEKVIRGADGRIRRALVRTSKGIYRRPVAKLAVMELRSKSGQDHRTGSELREGELLPPPLGPTQRAYLSEPKDRATDSLPTLGTD from the coding sequence ATGAACATCAACCTGTGGAGAATAGCGCAGCAAGAAGGATTTCCCGACGAAAGAAAGACGTTGTTGAAAAACAGTGAACTACCCCAATCGGAATGGCACCGAATTGAACGTTCCAGCCCACTCTACAGGTTGGCTCCATTTTTGGATGCGGAAGGCGTAATCCGGATGGAAGGTCGAGCAGCGTACGCAGAGTTCATCTCGTTCGAGCAGCGTTTCCCAATTGTACTCCCGAAAGGCCACGACATTACATCGAAACTCCTTCTACACTATCATAAAAAGTTTGGCCACGCGAACCGTGAAACAGTTGTGAACGAGCTGCGTTTGAGATTCTACGTTCAAAATATTCGTGCGGCCATTTTGCAAGTAATTAAGGACTGTTCCTGGTGCAAAGTCAACAAGTGTGTACCTGCGGTTCCTAGGATGGCTCCGTTACCGGTGCAGCGTCTCACTCCTCAGTTACGGCCGTTTAGTTATGTAGGAGTGGACTACTTCGGCCCTGTAGTTGTTACAGTAGGGCGACGCTCAGAAAAAAGGTGGATTTGCCTTTTTACTTGTTTGGTCACCCGGGCAATCCACATGGAAATCGCCCATAGCCTGAGCAGCCAATCTTGTGTCATGGCAATCCGGCGGTTCATTTGCAGAAGAGGGACTCCGTTGGAGATTTTTTCCGACAACGGAACCAATTTTCAAGCGGCGAGTAAGGAGTTGGCTCAGAAAGTTCAATGTATCGAGACGGAATGTGCAGATATCTTTACGGATGCCAGGACCCGTTGGAGTTTCAACCCCCCTGCAGCACCGCACATGGGCGGTATATGGGAGCGATTGGTGCGTTCAGCAAAGGAGGCACTAAAGGCTCTACACGATGGTGGTAAATTAACTGATGAGATCCTGTTGACTGTGTTATGTGAAGCTGAAGATATGGTGAATTCTCGTCCGCTAACGTACGTGCCCCAAGAATCAGCTGACTGCGAGGCTTTGACTCCTAACCACTTTTTGCGCGGTTTGCCTTCTGGAGTGCGCGAAGAGGCCAATTTGCCAACAACTTCGGCTGAAGCGTTGCGGGATAGCTACAAGCGGTCTCAACAATTGGCGGACATCTTATGGACGAGGTGGCTAAAAGAATACATTCCAACAATCAACCATCGAACCAAATGGATAGCCGAGCAAGAACCTGTCGTAGAAGGTGAGCTAGTCTACATAGCCGACGGAAACAACAGAAGGACCTGGATTAGGGGTAAGGTGGAGAAGGTGATACGAGGCGCTGATGGACGAATTCGGCGAGCATTAGTGAGGACCTCAAAAGGAATTTATCGACGACCAGTTGCCAAACTTGCGGTGATGGAGTTGAGAAGTAAATCTGGCCAGGATCATAGGACCGGGTCAGAGTTACGGGAGGGGGAATTGTTACCACCACCGCTGGGCCCAACTCAACGGGCCTATCTGTCTGAACCGAAAGATCGTGCTACAGATAGTCTGCCAACACTGGGCACGGATTGA